Below is a window of Leishmania braziliensis MHOM/BR/75/M2904 complete genome, chromosome 16 DNA.
gcGCCCTGTCCCCACCAGAAGTGCCTCGGCATTTGGCAgggatggagagaggggctgcccggcttccccacacagagtggaGGTAGTGCACTCCCCTGAGATACCACGCGCTGACGTgcgtccccctctctgtcgcTGGGGAGGCGCACAAATAGAGCGACGCGGTCGGGCCCAGAGCCGATCGAGAAtcgacaaaaaaaaacacgcagACGGAGCCACGCGGCGTTTGTGTGCGTTGCGTGACGTTTTTCTTGTGTTCTCTGCACTTCACTCTTCGCTTTCAGGTCGCTCTGATGTGCGCCTCAACGCCCCCGAGGCCATCAGCACTCCCTCACTTCACTTTCACCCTTGCCTGgctgcctcgctgctgccgctcttcaAACACCCGGTTCGTATTGCTGGCTTTCGTCTCCACAAGTGGCAGGAGAGCGCCTCCCGTTACTCTGCAGGGCCTCTCTTTGCTCCGGTGCAGGCGAGggcaaaggggagaggaggaaaagctGAAAGAGCTGCGAACCAGTGGCTGATGTGGGGGAAAGGATttggtggaggagaggcaaaTCCGATAGTTTGCTACGGTGAAGCCGCCGTATGAGACGAAGAGGTGGGGAGTCTTTGGTGAGCCGCCGTCCTTTTTGGCACTTGTCGTGCGCGGGGGGGAGAGTGCCACTGGGCTCTTTGAGCCGGggcgtcatcatcgccaGCCTCTCAGCAGCATGTTTGCTCCGCCGCACGCAGTTCGTGTGCAGAAGCCCCGCACATCGCTAAGAGCGGCTAACCTTCAGACCGGACGACGACACGCTCATCTCCACGAAGCGGGCATTGCCATTCGGCGGATTCGCTGTCAACAACTCGCGAATCCGCCGAGCGCACGCCTCGTCCTTCGCGCACATGTACATgtagccaccaccaccagcgccaggCAGTGTCAGACCCCACACGTACGGTTCCACAATGTCCACGATTGACTGTACTGCAGGGTTGCACACGCCGCTGTCCAGCCGCTTCTTCTGATCCCACGTCTGGTGGATAAGCCGCGCGTATCTTTCGTAGTTGCCGGTCGTGATAGCGTTGTACATTGCGGCAGTGGTAGCGCCACCTATCTCATGCAgtagctgcagcgtcgcacCGCTGTTCAGAAACACCTCACGCACAATCTCCGTAAGAATGCCCTTTGCTGTCCGAGTGATCCCCGTGTAGTAGAGAAGGTGGCACGAAGCAAACCTCGGGTCCGTGTACACGTTATCCGGCATCCAGCGCACAGTAGGCAAGCACGGTAGCCCAGGCACACACTGCACCAGCTTCACACCCTCGAACAGGCCGCCGTACTGATCCTGCCACCCGCCACCAGCAGTCAGCATTTGCTCAATCAACAGCACGCGGCGGCACACATCGTGGACGTCCCACGGCAGCTTGCAGAACTCCGCCAGTGACTGCAGCACGGTGCCGGCAACGATGGAGCTCGTCCCCAGTCCGGACCCCACTGGGATCGCCACAAACAGTGAGATCTCCAGCCCGTGGTTGCCAAACCGCGCCGCCAGTTGCTCCGTCAGCGTCGCGTACGCCGTCGTGCAGAACTCTGGCAGGAACCCGCACAGCGCAAGTGCAGCCTTCGGAATCGAGAACGAGTTCTGCACCGCCGTATACGTGCGGATTTCGTCGAAGCTCGAGATCCTCAGCTGCTCGCCGGAGTCGATCGAGAGTATGACGATGGTCGGGTCCTTGCGTGCACGCACGTACACCTGCACCGGTGGCTGCCCGTTCAGCTCCACGGCAACGTTGatcacgctgccgccgctcagGATCGTGTACGGCGGCGTATCCGTCCAAGCACCGGCAAGGTCGATACGGATGGGGCAGCGACCCCAGATGATTTGGTCAAGGTAAACACCAATTTCTGGGTTGTGGCGCTCACCAGGAAAGGAGTCCACAATGGCGGCGCATAGCTCCGCGAAGGCGGTGGCACTGTGCCGAGTCACTAGCGAGCGGGCCTCCTTCGCGCTCGGCGCATGCAGTAGCTCAAGGCGCCgcgccttctccgccgcagtcatcggcggctgcgcagcatccatcgcctccagcgcgaGCTCTATCACGCGGCTCACAAACATGTGGTAGTGCGCCGTCACGATGCGTCCAGGCGCCAAGCACAGCGGCGCGCCCCTGCGGTCACCGTTCGGGCTCCTCTCATCCGTGAAGATGCGTGCCCAGCTACTCGCAGTAGCATCGGCATCGCTCCCAAATGACTCTATCGAGTCTGGCTGGTGTGGCAGCGATACTGTCTTGGCAGTTGCGTCCACCCCGTCCCACTCTTCCGTCgtcccgctgcgccgcggcagcgtcacGCCAAGCTCCACTACGCGCTTTGCAACGCGACTCAGGTCCAACAGAGagaactgctgctgcagcagcgcgatcATCGAGTCAGATAACACCGACGGCCGCACACTCGACAGTGCAGGCGTGGCCATCGGCGTGTTCGGCACAGACACAACCGAGCTGCACCCACCCTGGAACACGGGGTTAGCACCCACGAGCGCAAGCATCAGCGTCAACATGCGCCGCTCGTAGTATTCGTTGTTGCGCAGTATCGCAGGCACGTCCgccagccgcagcaggtccatcgcagacacgcgcggcTGCGTTCGCCACACAGACTGTCCAGCAGAGAGTCGCACAGGgtccacagcagcgccgccgccagtcGTCGCCTCCAGCGACAGCGTAGCAACGTACAGGAAGTcgccgagctgctgctgcgtcacgcACACGGGGAACAGTGCAGCCTCGGAGATGTCCAGTGGTTGCGCGGTATCTCTGTCCGCAGCCCGCGCAGTAGGGTATAGCTCCGCAACGCTGAAACCTCGACTCGACAGCCAGTCGTGCAGGAGCATCCCCATGTACACCGTCGAGCCGTTGCGCACGTCTCCACGGAACGCGTCGTCGATGTGGTACGGCCGCGCAGcgtgcagtgcagcaccgtcatcACAGCCGTGCACACCAAGCGCAGCGGGCAGCACAGACACAacgctcacgcacacaccaagCGGCAGTGCAAGCGCCCAGTCATTGCGCGGGATCCCCGTCAGGATGTGCTGACCCCGCAGCACCCACCGCGCACCCACCCAGCTGCTCTCCACCCAGAGGTGGTGCACAGGCGATACCGGGGCGAATGCGgatgctccagcagcagcagcagcggcagcggcagcggacCCATCCAGAGGTGCAAGTAGCACAGAGTTTTGTACAATTACCGACGATGGCGTCGCAAGCAGAGGCACTGCGTCGCCAGCAGCAAAGTCCAGCTCCTCCCCCGCGTCGCCCGCTGGCGCATCCGCAGCCGCAGTAGGCAGCCGCGCCTCCTTCCCGCCGTTGCACTCAGGCGCAAGTACACCGTCGAACGGCGTGCCCCACGACCACGACGGCGTCGGAGACTCGCAGCTCTGCAACTTCGCTGTCGACGAGATCAGCTGACGGCACGTCCCGTAGTGCAGAAACACCGCATCGCGCAGCTCCACAACGCCCGCCTTCAGTCCGGAGACCTCCGGATCTGCTTGCGACGCGTTCCGGCCCAGTGCAGTGCCAAACTCCGAGTACAGCTCGTATGAGTTGCACACCACCGCGCAGCGGTGCCCATCATGCTCGCCGCCGTTCACGTCATCAGTGTCCAGTGCTCTGCCAAGGCACTTGCGAGCCAGAATCGCCACTGCGCGGTCGCTCAGCATCCACATACCCACATCCAAGAGAAACGAATGCCTGCCCTCGGCGGTGCGCTGGCGTATTTCGGCCAACGAGGGTTTCTGCAGCATGTAGTCCAGCTCAAGTGGCTTCTCGCATGTCGTGAAGAGCACGCCATGGTTCTCCAAGATGTGCGTGTCAGTACGAATGCCAAAGCACACAACATCCCTATCCGCGAGGTGAGAAAAAGACGGCAGAGAACCTCTGAGGTACACGCAGACGTCGCCGCACGCGATCAACGTGCGCAGGTTGGCAGGCGCCGTCGTGATGATCTCACGGTACATCGGCATTTGCGTCGAGAGCAGCGTGCGAGACAGCTGGCTGCCACGGCGCCACCGGcacggcggcaacggcaccAGTGCCTTGCCCACTGCCGCGTACGCCGGCAGGCGGCGGCTCAAGCCACCAGCGTGCACAATCACGCGGCCATCCTTGTCCGCAAGTCGCAGCCACGACAGGAACGACTTCTTCGCAGATGCAGGTGCATGACGCTGTTCGTCTAAGTAGCACTCGTGCAGTAGGTGCACCGTGCCACCGCCGGAGCCCAGCGGCTTGCCCTCCGGGTCGCACCCGCAGAACAGCCCAGGCGCCGCCACGTCGCCCTTCGCAGAGTGCTCATGCACAGTTAACGAGGCCGCATCCCCCAGGAGCTTCTTTGCTCCATTATACTCTGCCAAGCAGCGGGGGACGCTGAAGAGAAAGTTCAGGCTCATCTTGGCTCAACCGTCTCTGCGGGGATGTCGAGGCCtgtgcaaaaaaaaaaatcgagACGCACGTCGCTGCAAGCTGGACGAAGGAGCTCCGTGGAGAGACGCAAGACGCGACGTGTAGGCAAGGCGGAGTGGCGCAGCCACAACTAACgaggaaacaaaaaaggaaaaaagcgCAACACTACGGCACGCGTTCACGCAGAACAACCTGCCGCTTATCCAGCtataaaagagagagagaaagggaaggggaggggggggggggcacaaaTCTGCGGTGGGAAGGagtgaggggggtggggtggggtgttgtggaggcggggggaaggggcgagagaaaggTGGAAGCGAAACAGCCGGACAGCGAAGGACAAACACTTAGAAAGCAAAGCTGCACACGCCAGGGGAGGCGAGAGTGCAGGGCGCATGGTCGCTCCGCGAAGCAAGAGCGGGGAGGCAAAGGTGCACCGCACGCCAGCGGCAACACGTGAGCGGACAAGACGAGCGGCCCCACTCGCTCCCTTCTGTTTTCTACGCGAGGCACGCCGACTCCCTCGGCCACACGGCATCAGTTCAACTCCACTCCTCCCCCAATCCTGCCACACACCGCGTCGCGcagtgcaaagcagcgccaggcacgcggtgcagcagtgcgccgacccagtcagCTCGGCAGGGCCCCTGACTCAGGCTCTGCCCACGCAACCCCTCCGCCCGCtccgcaggccgcctcacagccgctcccatggtgctggcggccgcatggtgcatccctcgcagcggcgcaggcacCCCACGCCAGCGGCCACCGAGGCCCGGGCGGGAGAGCCCAAGCCACGCTCACCACAGGGATGGCACAGACGTGTCCACcctgtcgcaggccgctccgacgcagcaccATCCACCACCTGACCGCTGGCATcggcagcgatacatcgccCTGGCCTCCCCTccgtcgtaggtgcttgcGCCCTGTCCCCACCAGAAGTGCCTCGGCATTTGGCAgggatggagagaggggctgcccggcttccccacacagagtggaGGTAGTGCACTCCCCTGAGATACCACGCGCTGGCGTgcgtccccctctctgtcacTATAGTGATTGTAGGAAggtggacacacacacacacgcagagagagggagagagagaaggggagaggagagatCAGCAGGGAGGAGATAAATGGCGCCATCGCCCACTGTCATGCCACGGCAGCACGTATGGAGACGAATGGCCCTCCCCAGCCCACCAGAGGAAATGAGGAGCGGATGAGAATCGCAGAAGCCGAGGTGTTGGAGCGCATTAACAGTAGTTCGtaggcaaaaaaaaaaaaagaaatgtgaaagaaaagcgagcaGAGCCCACAAAAGCCCCACGGCGCAGGTCGATGTGGAAAGCAAAGCGCTGATCTTGGGCGAGGCGATGGAAAGCGCAGGGAAGGGAGATGGTGGActgggggggagggaggggggtggaggagagagagggcagagagaagaatgTGGCAATCAGATCCAAGGCGCAAATAGTCgcatgaagaagaagagggggaggggtgtagGAAGAGCACCAAAGACCCCTCAACCGAGGACAGTAGTGGCGGgaatagaaaaaaaaaaaaaactaaaAGGAGTGAGGATGAGTGTCAAGGAATACGCAAGATAAACGCCAACACGTGTTCCCAGCTTGCCATGGCTGGTGGAGTCTCCCATTTCTGCAGAGGCGTACATCAATCGATTAGCCACCCGCTCGCCCTCTCGATAACACTAAGCACGAACAGGTAGACCCAcgcatccccccccccttttccttcacccGAGGACCCCCTGTCGCGTTGGATAATCGAGAACGGGGAGAGAACAACACATAAACCCCTTCAGCGCCTCGATGCCTCGAGGTGTGAAATGAGGAGGAAGCCAGACTGGAgtaaggaggaggaggagagtgcgTGGGGAAGCGTACCCTTGACCCacgtctcttcctcctcctccttacATCCTTTCCTTTGGCCAtgtggaaggcagagagaccTGCTGAGAGCACACGTGCGAAGGAATGGGGGGAACAATTACGCGTACGCACCGACACGCACGCGAGCAGTAAAAGCGTAGAGAAAGCCAAaacaagcgaaagaaaagaaaggggggagagagtgggggggagTGGGTGTATGTATcacccacccctcttctAGGGGCTCACAATATCCAAGTAAGCGCTTAATACCCTTGCCCACgtcgccaccctctcctctcacccccccccttcccccatcCCCCGGAGCTCacagacacatacacgcCTCCTCGTTCCCTTGTACACGCCGTCAtgcacgcggcgcaccgaggaggagacaCCCAAGGCCCCCCGTCCCACCCACCACACGGCGTACTTGCCACTCAAGATgctggagggggggggggggggggggcaacaaGCTAGGAATAAAAGGGAAGTGAATGGGTAAAATGTAACCAAGTAGAGACGTGGGgtgcggaggaggtgaaggggtGTTGTTGTGATGAAACACCACTGTCGTCTCACAGGTGTGCCTTTACACCTAGAGAGGGAAAAATAGAaaaggcgagggagagaggaagagacggaCGCCCATGCACAGGTGCACACCTACCCGACCCcgcccgccccccctcccggcAGCTGCCGTCCTGGCAGAAGCGCATGCGTCGAGAGGCGCACAAGCACAAGAGCCACAgagtaaaaaaaaaggccaCCGCTTGCCTAGCTTGCACCGGGTCTGAATATGCCCTGGCAGGTTTGAGTGTCCGTGCAGGGTGGGAGTAAGTCTGTACACAAGCACAACCATAGAGAAAGGCCCGCACTGGCGCGCCATTCCGTGCCgtaggaggaggaaagagggggggaacaAATCAACGAGAAACCGAAGACGACACAATGTAGAACAAGTGAGGCAGTAGAGGTGATTGGGGGGAGGATGAGGTGcgcgaggcagagagagaaagaggtgcgCAATAGACACAGCGAtcactcgcacacacgccagtCACGTTTCCCCTCCACGAGGACGACATCAACAGAACCCCCAAACAGAGGAAGTGAGGAAGAATGAGGAGCAGAGAGCctacagagggagagaaaacgcGTCTGGAAGGCACAGAGTGTAAGGGGAGGTGATGGAGCCATAAAGTatgggggaaagagaagcgaccACGTAATGACACGCGAgcacgcgagagagagagagagagaggagagcacaAAATCGATAAtcgagaggaagagcggcaaTGGAGAGAAAatggaggaagggaagagaagcgaagcagcgaagacgcagggagagggggaaaacagaaaagaaacgcaGCCAAATGAATAATTTAACGTAAAAGGCAGCGAGTGAGGCCGCACGTGCATTGGGGCATACATGCACCTCTCACACTTTCTGTTACGCGTAGTCGTCGTCCTTGATCTCGCTACCGCAGCACAAAacagagcagcagagacCAAAGCCGATGATGAAACAGATGAACGTGCCGACGGTCGTCGTGCAGAGCAGGTAGAATCCCTCCGCCATAGCATACCCATCCCTCTTTGCCGCACATATCTGCGTCTCCTCGTCAGGACAGAGCGTCGTCGTATAGGTGTACACCATCAAGCCCAaggtggcgctggagcaAGTAAAAGACATGAACGTCATGAAAGTGCTCGTGACGAAGAGGCCGTCATTGTTGTATGCGCTGATCCAGCACGCGGCAAACAACGTAGAAGCCCCGATAAAagtggctgcagccaccgacagcgcagccgcaACTGTGTAGCATACCTGCCCCTGGAGGCACAGTAGGCGGTACGAGTACGTACGGGACATCACCACACCCTGCACATCTGCAACCGACCTGGATGACTGGCGGTACCAGAGGTGCACGGTGTCTGTGGGGCTGGTGGTGTTGGAAATCGTCTTGCGGAACTGTGGGAACACAATGGAGCACACTGCACAGGCTGTGAAGAGCAAGAGCAGCATAAAGACAAGTACGCGGCAGCACGTCATTGTCGCTGATGCTCTGTTGAGCTGCACTGTAACGCGGCTCCAGATTAGCTTTGGTTGcttggcggaggaggtggggtAATCAAGAGGTGAAGAGCAGGTTGCGGTTGCCGTGTCAGGATAAAGCTCAGCTTTGAGAGacacgaaaaggaaagggagtTGACAGAAGCGAGAGACTGTCAAAGAATGAAGGTGAATGTAGAAGTGTCTTATATGGGCTGGCGCGAGTGAATCAGTTGGTCGTTGAAAGTGAAGGGAGAATGAAGCGATTGAGAACAGCAGTAGAGCAAAGATGCATGGTCAAGTCCAGCAACCCCGAGGCAGTGCTTCTTAGagtgaaaggaaaagggaagctGAGAAGCTAGGGGAGAAGGCCAAAGGTGCGGCCACAGTCGCAGAACACTGCTCGCACCCTGCCCTGTAGACAGTGTCCGTTTCCCTTAGGTGCTTAATAGCGATGCTGTTGCGCTCAGGTCCAATGATGAATTACGTCTCTTCGGCATCGGTGGGTCTCTTTCGGAGCGGGCAtgtgagcacacacacacacacaccatggcgccgcctgctccgctcACCCTGCTGGTGCTACAGTGCAGTCGACTTGTCCGGGGATGAGATACTCCACACATCACGGCGGTCACTCTTCATTCTCGCTGGAAGAAGGTGCATTAGagctcgtttttttttttgcgtccTTTGTGTGGCCCTCAGTGCGCCCTGAAGTGCACTGGCacgtacgtgcgtgtgtgcgtgccagtgcatagcgaaagagaaggggggagaggggcaagCGAGGACAACAAGGGAAAGAAGGTGCGCTTCACAGCGTCGAGGAGGGAAaagctccccccccccccaaacaaaaaaaaaaacgtgtAAATAAGTCAAAGTACTCTACCAGTAAGAGATGCAGATGATGGCCGGCGACAACAACAGGGTGAGGACTGACGCCTGGGAAGAAAAATAGGGGGCGAGGGCGGGGGCGGACGAGGTGAAGGAagcgagaaggaaagggagcGCGAAAGAATCTATACAGCgacacgtacacgcacacgcacagctaCCTAAGAAGACTACGAAGGACGTCCTCATCGACATCCCCCATCACCGCAACAGCAAGCACAGAGGGCGAAAAAAAgtagagagaaaaagagacagGCCGTTCACTTAGCGCAGGCGTGGAGGCCCCGGGGAGTGTGAGGTGCAAAATCCTCGGGAGCGAAGAGAATAGCGGATGTGCCACTTTCGACGCCCATGCGACGGCATGAGCGTCACCATGGCAACAACGGCAACAATGTCCACCACTCTAGCAGTAGTAgcaaggaaggaaggaaggaaggaaggggaaaagaaaaactgAATAGAAAATGAATGATACACACTATATAGACAtacacgtgtgtgggtgtgcccACGAATTGCCAGCCAACTGTGTAGCGTAGTGAGTGTCCGGTAATCCCTGCCACCCTTTAACCTTTCTTCCGTCTCACGCTCGCTATACGCGCATCCGTCTATACTTGGATGCgcaaaggggggaggggggagggaaacaACCCCGTTGGCTGAGGCCAGGCACACCAACACTGACACCGACGCGTatgaaagaagaagaggatgagAGGTCAAGAGAAAGGATAAGAGTGGGCAAATAAGCGTCAGCCTCCTGTTCGCCTTCGCAAGGGTGTCGGGGCTTCGCTCAGTTCGGAGAAGAGCATAAAGGAAGCAAAGCAAGCGAGAGGAACAAGTGCCGATGATCGGGACGGGGTGGCgcaaaaggaaaggggggctGTGCGGTGACATCACCGCCCCCTGTGACGAAGAACACAACCCAAATTCAGCTGAGCAACGCGACGGCCACCTCATCGCGAATCCCCAGCCGACACGACTAACAACTACGCACTACAAACGCGCAACGCACGAGGAGTGGACGCAAAAATGGTtcagtgaagagagagagagagagagagagagtgagtgaCGCCTCCAGTACGTACGGCGGATAAAGGAGGCCGACGTGCCAGCGTCACAGTAGGTGTGGGGTAGGTGGGtccggggggaggggggggcggggtaCACACAGATGCTTTGAGGTGGACGTGGACGTCACCGGTGCCCCACGATCCCTCCCacgtcccccctccctcccccagaACAAAACAACAGAAGATTGATGCTTGGTCTTCCACTTTTAGCTTCGAGAGATGCTCAGGTCACCATCGCTGCGCCCGCTGTCGCCGGGGCTCTTTGGGTGGCTCTCCCCCGCATGAAACTCAGTCAACGGctggcagccgcagcagaaACCAATCACCTGAATCATGACCATTAGCAAGAAGCcgcccgcagcggcgcacaaGAGGATGAAGCCCTCCGTAAGGTGGTACCCATCCCTCTGTGGGGACTTTTCGAGCGCCGTGGGATCGTTTACGCAGAAGTCGTGGGTGTATACGTACGTTGTCAcgcccaccaccgccactgccgacGCCATGGCAAAGGAGGTCAGCAAGAGAGTGACGACGCCAATGGAGACGTTGTAGCCGGCCGTCGTCCAGCAGGCGATCACGAGGCATGCGACACCGCTGATtccggcggcagcaacggaAAGGGCCGACAAAGCAACGTAGAGCACTCTAGCCTGTTGGCACGCCAGGTTGTGTGTGTAGTAGCGCATTATTAGCTCCCCCGAGGAgccggtggaggtggtggtgttggtCGACTCCTTATACCAAAATCTCACCGTATGCCTCGCCTCGACAGGGTCGCTCGTCACCTTACGGAATATGGGGAAGAGTATCGAGCACGTCATGCACGCCGTGAAGGTGAtcacgaggagcagcacgaTAATACGATAGGAGAGCATTGCGCAATGCGATGGAGACGTAAGGTACAGAGAACAATGACAGTGgcgaggtgggggggggagtcaACTGGCGAAGGGGTGCGGAgaacagagaaagacaaaGAGACGGAGATGTGACAGGGACGAGAAGGGGATGTCTGCACAGGTGctggtgggtgtgcgtgtgtagcAGTCGGCAGTAAGTGCCAGTTGCGGCCAATGCACATGCAAgccgcagagagagagagaggtgaggaagaggaagaggaagagacggaggtgaagaaggg
It encodes the following:
- a CDS encoding putative fucose kinase, coding for MSLNFLFSVPRCLAEYNGAKKLLGDAASLTVHEHSAKGDVAAPGLFCGCDPEGKPLGSGGGTVHLLHECYLDEQRHAPASAKKSFLSWLRLADKDGRVIVHAGGLSRRLPAYAAVGKALVPLPPCRWRRGSQLSRTLLSTQMPMYREIITTAPANLRTLIACGDVCVYLRGSLPSFSHLADRDVVCFGIRTDTHILENHGVLFTTCEKPLELDYMLQKPSLAEIRQRTAEGRHSFLLDVGMWMLSDRAVAILARKCLGRALDTDDVNGGEHDGHRCAVVCNSYELYSEFGTALGRNASQADPEVSGLKAGVVELRDAVFLHYGTCRQLISSTAKLQSCESPTPSWSWGTPFDGVLAPECNGGKEARLPTAAADAPAGDAGEELDFAAGDAVPLLATPSSVIVQNSVLLAPLDGSAAAAAAAAAGASAFAPVSPVHHLWVESSWVGARWVLRGQHILTGIPRNDWALALPLGVCVSVVSVLPAALGVHGCDDGAALHAARPYHIDDAFRGDVRNGSTVYMGMLLHDWLSSRGFSVAELYPTARAADRDTAQPLDISEAALFPVCVTQQQLGDFLYVATLSLEATTGGGAAVDPVRLSAGQSVWRTQPRVSAMDLLRLADVPAILRNNEYYERRMLTLMLALVGANPVFQGGCSSVVSVPNTPMATPALSSVRPSVLSDSMIALLQQQFSLLDLSRVAKRVVELGVTLPRRSGTTEEWDGVDATAKTVSLPHQPDSIESFGSDADATASSWARIFTDERSPNGDRRGAPLCLAPGRIVTAHYHMFVSRVIELALEAMDAAQPPMTAAEKARRLELLHAPSAKEARSLVTRHSATAFAELCAAIVDSFPGERHNPEIGVYLDQIIWGRCPIRIDLAGAWTDTPPYTILSGGSVINVAVELNGQPPVQVYVRARKDPTIVILSIDSGEQLRISSFDEIRTYTAVQNSFSIPKAALALCGFLPEFCTTAYATLTEQLAARFGNHGLEISLFVAIPVGSGLGTSSIVAGTVLQSLAEFCKLPWDVHDVCRRVLLIEQMLTAGGGWQDQYGGLFEGVKLVQCVPGLPCLPTVRWMPDNVYTDPRFASCHLLYYTGITRTAKGILTEIVREVFLNSGATLQLLHEIGGATTAAMYNAITTGNYERYARLIHQTWDQKKRLDSGVCNPAVQSIVDIVEPYVWGLTLPGAGGGGYMYMCAKDEACARRIRELLTANPPNGNARFVEMSVSSSGLKVSRS